The Streptomyces sp. NL15-2K genome contains a region encoding:
- a CDS encoding NAD-dependent epimerase/dehydratase family protein, producing MAGGGEKTVVVTGGSGFVGSHLVRRLLERGYEVRTTVRSIANPAKVGPLRRMREEFPGRLALFEADLLREGSFDEAMKGCRVVFHVASPFFMPEKIKDGRRDMVDPALLGTRNVLASVDRTPTVERLVFTSTVGAIFGNYADVLDMEDQVLSERYFNTTSTVENNPYHYAKTVAERAAWDAEAAQGRWRMVSVNPGLILGPSLAPASESGSLFLLEELFKGYFFYGAPDFSFTTADVREVADAHIAAAENPQAKGRYIVAAQTMTSFHEMSRIIRTRYPRDLRLPRAPLPHWPVRILGPAFGLTQDYIRKHLGIRFRVDNSRSVRELGITYRPIEQTVLDHYEAWRRQRDRG from the coding sequence GTGGCTGGAGGCGGGGAGAAGACCGTCGTGGTGACCGGCGGCAGCGGTTTCGTCGGCAGTCATCTGGTCCGGCGGCTGCTGGAGCGGGGCTACGAGGTCCGCACCACCGTACGGAGCATCGCGAACCCGGCGAAGGTAGGGCCGCTGCGGCGCATGCGGGAGGAGTTTCCCGGCCGGCTGGCCCTGTTCGAGGCGGATCTGCTGAGGGAGGGGTCCTTCGACGAGGCGATGAAGGGCTGCCGCGTGGTCTTCCATGTGGCGTCGCCGTTCTTCATGCCGGAGAAGATCAAGGACGGTCGCAGGGACATGGTCGACCCGGCGCTGCTCGGCACACGCAACGTACTGGCGAGCGTGGACAGAACCCCGACGGTGGAACGGCTGGTGTTCACGTCCACCGTCGGCGCGATCTTCGGCAACTACGCCGACGTCCTGGACATGGAGGACCAGGTGCTGTCCGAGAGGTACTTCAACACCACGAGCACGGTGGAGAACAACCCGTACCACTACGCCAAGACGGTCGCGGAACGGGCCGCCTGGGACGCGGAGGCGGCCCAGGGCCGCTGGCGGATGGTGTCCGTCAACCCCGGTCTGATCCTGGGCCCTTCGCTGGCCCCCGCATCGGAATCGGGCAGCCTGTTCCTCCTGGAGGAGCTGTTCAAGGGCTACTTCTTCTACGGCGCACCGGACTTCAGCTTCACGACGGCGGACGTACGCGAGGTGGCCGACGCGCACATCGCGGCGGCGGAGAACCCGCAGGCGAAAGGGCGTTACATCGTCGCGGCACAGACGATGACGTCGTTCCACGAGATGTCGCGCATCATCCGGACCCGGTATCCCCGCGACCTCCGTCTCCCCCGCGCCCCGCTTCCGCACTGGCCGGTACGGATCCTGGGCCCCGCCTTCGGTCTGACCCAGGACTACATCCGCAAGCACCTCGGCATCCGGTTCCGGGTGGACAACAGCAGGAGCGTGCGTGAACTGGGCATCACCTACCGCCCCATCGAGCAGACGGTGCTCGACCACTACGAGGCGTGGCGGAGGCAGCGGGACAGGGGATGA
- a CDS encoding AAA family ATPase encodes MTHGLRQPINEHRPPLEREEELQAIDCALSELRDAVDGVLRVPRGGLLAFTGEAGLGKSTLMAVARARATAHGFTVFSGKGGEKEQGLAFRVVRQLMQPTLARMSDMERRAFLGSWYDIVGAALGLEATDPTRVPDPTGVRDGLDWVMTRLTMVNAPVVLLLDDVHWADAESLDWIASFAPRVADLPLLIVVAYRPDELPPDATSFRTLVERHEKRPHLLSPLGEAGVARIIRDEVGEEAEDDFCGECWEVTGGSPFEAVELAIRLRERQVKGTQDELPVMRELAAAVKGPGLIERLKRLGPSTVRFAWAAAVLGGSFSPELAADVMVVGSEEAADMAVLGREEAAEAIEKLRACRILADGDGPGDSLQFVHPLIATTIYRAIPSSLRVGMHNAAAYAAQVAGSDPTIAARHLLEVPCDGSPEAVACLRAAGREHLRAGAPEAARRVLARALREPPPAEDRAELLHDLACSTFLIDPKATVRHLRKALKESGIDPALRASIVYRLTQALAHTDRPTEAAAVAGDEARRATNPRVKLRMQADHFVWSAFRTDEPDSSARSRRLARLADKLTGRGLEERYILGLRAWDALVRGEPRRTALGYAEQALRGGMSWTEENRGFEVPVAVALLFMYCDQPWRAEELFAKGMAECEHKGWRGSHLAQGQTLLGYIRYRRGSLLEAEELVRAGLDTAERVEGAVPAQWFAIGILIQSLLARGRTADARRLADHHHYGDVVPNAVIFPDPRTVYAELLLAEGRLPEAARLLSDVGNWVEARDWHNPTWCPWQLHLASALARTAPDQAVRHAQDAVERARDFGAASAIGQALHTLAAVTDGPAALDLYAEAVDHLQRSPAAYELARALVGHGAALIRNGKLQEAAGRLYEGLEGAVHCRAEALATRAREELSAAGLRPLPLRYAQTDTLTVSERKAAEMTAQGHPTSVVAKELRLTEQGVRQLLSAVYRKIGTDAAGLASALASFPRRLP; translated from the coding sequence ATGACCCATGGGCTGCGGCAACCGATCAACGAACACCGGCCTCCACTCGAGCGCGAGGAGGAACTGCAGGCGATCGACTGCGCGTTGTCGGAGCTCCGGGACGCCGTCGATGGCGTGCTCCGGGTGCCGCGCGGCGGGCTGCTCGCCTTCACCGGTGAGGCCGGGCTGGGCAAGTCGACACTCATGGCGGTGGCGCGGGCACGCGCCACCGCACACGGATTCACGGTGTTCTCCGGCAAGGGCGGTGAGAAGGAGCAGGGGCTGGCGTTCCGCGTCGTCCGCCAGCTCATGCAGCCCACTCTGGCCCGGATGAGCGACATGGAGCGTCGGGCCTTCCTGGGCAGCTGGTACGACATCGTCGGCGCCGCGCTCGGTCTCGAGGCGACGGACCCCACTCGGGTGCCTGACCCGACCGGAGTGCGCGACGGCCTCGACTGGGTCATGACGCGCCTCACGATGGTGAACGCGCCTGTCGTGCTGCTCCTGGACGACGTGCACTGGGCCGACGCCGAATCCCTCGACTGGATCGCCTCTTTCGCGCCCCGGGTCGCGGACCTCCCGCTCCTGATCGTCGTCGCCTACCGGCCCGACGAACTTCCGCCCGACGCGACCTCTTTCCGCACGCTCGTCGAACGCCACGAGAAGCGCCCGCACCTCCTGTCTCCGCTGGGTGAGGCCGGTGTGGCACGGATCATCAGGGACGAAGTGGGTGAGGAAGCCGAGGACGACTTCTGTGGAGAGTGCTGGGAGGTCACCGGCGGAAGCCCGTTCGAGGCCGTAGAACTCGCCATCAGGCTCCGCGAGCGGCAGGTGAAGGGCACCCAGGACGAGTTGCCCGTGATGCGTGAACTCGCCGCAGCGGTCAAGGGCCCGGGACTGATCGAGCGCCTCAAACGGCTCGGCCCGAGCACCGTCCGCTTCGCATGGGCCGCCGCCGTACTGGGTGGGTCCTTCTCGCCCGAGCTCGCCGCCGACGTGATGGTGGTCGGCAGCGAGGAAGCCGCCGACATGGCAGTGCTCGGCAGGGAGGAAGCCGCCGAGGCGATCGAGAAGCTGCGCGCCTGTCGCATCCTCGCGGACGGCGACGGGCCCGGGGACAGCCTGCAGTTCGTCCACCCGCTGATCGCCACGACGATCTACCGCGCCATCCCCTCGAGCCTGCGGGTCGGCATGCACAACGCGGCCGCCTACGCCGCCCAGGTGGCCGGTTCCGACCCCACCATTGCCGCCCGGCACCTGCTGGAGGTTCCCTGCGACGGCAGCCCCGAGGCGGTCGCGTGCCTGCGCGCCGCCGGGCGTGAGCATCTCCGCGCCGGGGCCCCGGAGGCCGCCCGGCGCGTGCTGGCCCGAGCACTGCGGGAACCGCCCCCTGCGGAGGACCGCGCCGAGCTTCTCCACGATCTGGCCTGCTCGACCTTCCTGATCGACCCCAAGGCCACGGTCCGCCATCTCCGTAAGGCGCTGAAGGAGTCCGGAATCGACCCCGCCCTCCGCGCCTCCATCGTCTACCGGCTGACCCAGGCGCTGGCCCACACCGACCGGCCGACCGAGGCCGCGGCCGTGGCCGGCGACGAGGCACGGCGGGCCACCAATCCGCGAGTCAAACTACGCATGCAGGCCGATCACTTCGTATGGAGCGCGTTTCGCACCGATGAGCCCGACTCGTCCGCCCGCTCACGCCGGCTGGCGCGGCTGGCCGACAAGCTGACCGGCCGCGGACTGGAGGAGCGCTACATCCTCGGCCTGCGGGCGTGGGACGCCCTCGTGCGCGGCGAGCCGCGGCGGACCGCCCTCGGGTACGCCGAGCAGGCCCTGCGCGGAGGGATGAGCTGGACCGAGGAGAACCGTGGCTTCGAGGTGCCCGTCGCGGTCGCCCTGCTGTTCATGTACTGCGATCAGCCATGGCGGGCCGAAGAGCTGTTCGCCAAGGGGATGGCCGAGTGCGAGCACAAAGGCTGGCGCGGCTCCCATCTGGCGCAGGGCCAGACGCTCCTGGGCTATATCCGCTACCGCCGCGGCAGCCTCCTCGAGGCGGAGGAACTCGTACGGGCCGGGCTGGACACCGCCGAGCGCGTCGAAGGCGCGGTACCCGCCCAGTGGTTCGCCATCGGCATTCTCATCCAGAGCCTGCTGGCCCGTGGGCGGACCGCCGACGCGCGCCGGCTCGCCGACCACCACCACTACGGCGACGTGGTGCCGAACGCGGTCATCTTCCCCGATCCCCGCACGGTGTACGCCGAACTGCTGCTGGCGGAGGGGCGACTGCCGGAGGCGGCACGCCTGTTGTCCGACGTCGGGAACTGGGTGGAGGCGCGGGACTGGCACAACCCCACCTGGTGCCCCTGGCAGCTGCACCTGGCCTCCGCACTCGCCCGCACCGCCCCGGACCAGGCGGTCCGCCATGCCCAGGACGCCGTCGAGCGGGCCCGGGACTTCGGTGCCGCGTCCGCAATCGGGCAGGCTCTCCACACGCTGGCGGCGGTGACCGACGGACCGGCGGCGCTCGACCTGTACGCGGAGGCCGTCGACCACCTGCAACGGTCACCGGCCGCCTACGAGCTGGCCCGCGCGCTGGTCGGCCACGGTGCCGCGCTCATCCGGAACGGAAAGCTGCAGGAGGCCGCCGGCCGGCTCTATGAAGGTCTGGAGGGCGCCGTCCACTGCCGTGCCGAGGCCCTGGCCACCCGGGCGCGGGAGGAACTGTCCGCGGCCGGGCTGCGGCCGCTGCCCCTGCGCTATGCGCAGACGGACACGCTCACCGTGTCCGAGCGCAAGGCGGCCGAGATGACGGCCCAGGGCCACCCGACGTCGGTGGTCGCGAAGGAACTGCGCCTCACGGAGCAAGGTGTACGACAGCTGCTGTCAGCCGTGTACCGAAAGATCGGTACCGACGCGGCCGGCCTGGCCTCGGCCCTGGCGTCCTTCCCCCGTCGGCTGCCGTGA
- a CDS encoding (-)-alpha-amorphene synthase — protein MSTTHEEIALAAQDGIPAVDLRELIDANLYMPFPFQSNPHASAAAAGVKKWLSTWGLTDDPAVAAMISYTRPAELAAYNSPTMDSGLLQIMANQIAYQFVFDDRAEDVGRRSPGHLLPMLCESVEILRDGQSPRTPLGAALTDLHRQVQERCTPAQATRWAWNSREYVHGLLYEGVAQNQSAPVGSGLCRSIRSLIAGVEPFYPLCEAAQPCELTPEELHHPVMRRLSRLSADAAVWIPDLYSAVKEQRAGGMINLALAYQRAHRCSLPVAVTLAIRHINSTISEFEELYGEIRPELSPAGVGYVEGMAGWIRGCYFWSRTVPRYADTMAASAVS, from the coding sequence ATGTCGACGACGCATGAGGAAATCGCGCTCGCCGCGCAGGATGGAATTCCGGCCGTCGATCTCAGGGAACTGATCGACGCGAACCTCTACATGCCCTTCCCGTTCCAGAGCAACCCCCACGCATCCGCGGCGGCGGCAGGCGTCAAGAAATGGCTGAGCACATGGGGGCTGACCGATGATCCGGCGGTGGCGGCCATGATCTCCTATACGCGCCCCGCCGAACTCGCGGCCTACAACAGCCCGACCATGGATTCCGGCCTTCTCCAGATCATGGCCAACCAGATCGCCTACCAGTTCGTTTTCGACGACCGGGCGGAGGACGTCGGCCGACGGTCGCCCGGCCATCTGCTGCCCATGCTGTGCGAGAGCGTCGAGATTCTGCGGGATGGCCAATCGCCCCGCACCCCTCTCGGGGCGGCCCTGACCGATCTCCACCGACAGGTCCAGGAGCGGTGCACGCCCGCTCAGGCCACACGATGGGCATGGAACAGCCGTGAGTACGTGCACGGCCTGCTGTACGAGGGGGTGGCCCAGAACCAGTCCGCGCCCGTGGGGAGCGGGCTGTGCCGGTCCATACGGTCCCTCATCGCGGGCGTCGAGCCGTTCTACCCGCTGTGCGAGGCCGCGCAGCCGTGCGAACTGACCCCGGAAGAGCTCCATCACCCCGTCATGCGGCGCCTGAGCCGGCTGTCGGCCGACGCGGCGGTGTGGATCCCCGACCTCTACTCCGCGGTGAAGGAACAGCGTGCGGGCGGCATGATCAACCTGGCCCTCGCCTACCAGCGCGCACACCGGTGCTCCCTGCCGGTGGCCGTCACGCTGGCCATACGGCACATCAACAGCACGATCAGCGAGTTCGAGGAGCTCTACGGTGAGATCAGGCCGGAGTTGAGCCCAGCCGGCGTCGGCTACGTGGAGGGCATGGCCGGCTGGATCCGCGGATGCTACTTCTGGTCCCGTACCGTGCCGCGGTACGCGGACACGATGGCGGCATCCGCCGTGTCCTGA
- a CDS encoding cytochrome P450, whose translation MSVSDPGPERAWTVGTAPGIFPFIGHGIELARRPLAFLNSLSAHGDLVEIRLGPQRAWMACHPDLVHQVLMDPRTFDKGGPLYDRLRMLLGDGVGTCRHQDHRRQRRLLQPDFRKARVADQVELMGEEVESVCREWRAGQEVDISATMLDLSTRVVSRVLFSDSLDAATAAEMRRCLATVVRGMFVRTVMPVDALFRVPTRANRRYRHASDRLRAIVAAAIAERRRDTPTDDRDDVLGTLLAAARGDGEGTAITEQEVHGQVITLLFAGAESTSLCLSSVFDLLARHPEEERRLRSEVDAVLAVGRPPGLDELPRLFHTRCVLTETLRHRPPGWLFTRVTTRETDLAGHRLPQGATVMFSPYLLHHDPALFPDPDRFLPDRWLPGRAAAVPPGAMIPFGGGSRKCIGETLAMAEATVVVAFIARHWGLRHLPGHVERLRPAASLGPRGLVMVCEPRSKRPVGTSSRADSRAPRTTVVPLVHDSRTAGGNDVDDA comes from the coding sequence ATGAGCGTCTCCGATCCTGGACCAGAGCGAGCCTGGACAGTGGGCACTGCTCCAGGCATATTCCCATTCATCGGCCACGGTATCGAGTTGGCCCGTCGTCCGCTGGCTTTTCTGAATTCTTTGTCCGCTCACGGGGATCTGGTCGAGATACGCCTGGGTCCGCAGCGTGCCTGGATGGCGTGTCACCCGGACCTGGTGCACCAGGTACTCATGGACCCGCGCACTTTCGACAAGGGCGGCCCCCTCTACGACCGGCTGCGGATGCTGTTGGGTGACGGCGTCGGCACCTGCCGCCATCAGGATCACCGGCGCCAGCGCAGGCTTCTCCAACCTGACTTCCGCAAGGCGCGCGTCGCCGATCAAGTGGAACTGATGGGCGAAGAAGTGGAGTCCGTGTGCCGCGAGTGGCGGGCCGGGCAGGAGGTCGACATCAGCGCGACCATGCTGGACCTGTCGACGCGGGTGGTAAGCCGCGTCCTCTTCTCCGACTCGCTCGACGCCGCGACGGCCGCCGAGATGCGCAGGTGCCTCGCCACCGTCGTCCGCGGCATGTTCGTCCGGACGGTAATGCCGGTCGACGCCCTGTTCCGTGTTCCCACCCGCGCGAACAGGCGTTACCGGCACGCTTCCGACCGCCTGCGCGCGATCGTCGCCGCGGCCATCGCCGAGCGCCGGCGTGACACTCCCACCGACGACCGGGACGACGTGCTGGGGACCCTGCTGGCGGCCGCGCGGGGCGACGGCGAGGGGACGGCGATCACCGAACAGGAGGTCCACGGCCAGGTGATCACGCTGCTGTTCGCCGGAGCCGAGAGCACCTCCCTGTGTCTCTCGTCTGTCTTCGACCTCCTGGCGCGGCATCCGGAGGAGGAACGCCGCCTGCGCTCCGAAGTCGACGCCGTACTCGCCGTGGGGCGGCCGCCCGGCCTCGATGAGCTGCCGCGCCTGTTCCACACTCGGTGCGTCCTCACCGAGACCCTTCGCCACCGCCCGCCCGGCTGGCTCTTCACCCGCGTCACCACGCGAGAGACTGATCTCGCCGGTCATCGTCTCCCGCAGGGCGCCACCGTCATGTTCAGCCCGTACCTCCTGCACCACGACCCCGCGTTGTTCCCCGACCCCGACCGTTTTCTCCCCGACCGCTGGCTGCCCGGGCGGGCCGCCGCCGTCCCGCCCGGAGCGATGATTCCGTTCGGTGGGGGCAGTCGGAAATGCATCGGAGAGACGCTCGCCATGGCGGAAGCCACGGTGGTCGTCGCGTTCATCGCCCGTCACTGGGGGCTGCGCCATCTGCCCGGCCACGTCGAACGGCTGCGCCCCGCGGCGTCGTTGGGGCCGAGGGGATTGGTCATGGTCTGCGAACCTCGGTCGAAGCGGCCGGTGGGCACATCGTCCCGAGCGGATTCCCGCGCGCCCCGGACAACTGTCGTACCACTCGTCCACGACTCCCGAACGGCAGGTGGCAACGATGTCGACGACGCATGA
- a CDS encoding glycosyl hydrolase 115 family protein: MAAVGVAPLLPGVLPAAAQAAASPDRPAFPMVQSGTAVDVFVDAADDPAVVRAAGDLVADMERVSGVRPELRQTLPGRAARLVLVGTLGASPVIDRLVADRRLDVSGVKGRWEASVTQVVERPLPGVDRALVIAGSDRRGTIYGVYDTSERIGISPWYWWADVPVVRRDTVTVPAGPLKRYEPSVRYRGIFINDEQNLTTWSHRTQEPDKNIGPETYKRVFELLLRLKVNYLWPAMHPYSDFFNKHRENPELADRYGIVVGSSHPEALLRNGVHEWEPWAKEHPAADGTPPLYDYTVNPGVISDYWRARARQNAAYESSWTLGMRGLHDSALETKYATTVPEKVVVMNDIIADQRRILAEEVGQGAEPQIFIPYKEVLELYNAGVQVPDDVTLIWPDDNHGNMRQLPNEAERSRSGGNGIYYHLSYWGRPRSYLWLDTAQLSKVWQELRRVYEHGVDRMWIFNVGDIKSIETGLSFSLDMAWDVDRWDADDVQDFLAEWAGRQFGHRHGREIAAIRTEYYRLAAERRPEFIDRAMFSVVHHGDEAGRRLAAYARLLDRARALGAKLPEAYRDAYYELVEYPVHGAYLMNLKYYWADRNALAVRQGRGAGTNRFADLAEAAHAEEAAITKRYNTEIAGGKWDGIVNPYPSQIPKAPGRPSVTRVPRQEASGLGVVAEGNETGAERPLSFSSYTRDRRFVDVFNTGFVSLDWTAEASHPWVRLSAAGGSLTEQTRMWVEIDWARVPEGTLEATVAFTGAGRRVEVPLRVVNDGERARRRARGFVEAHGYVSIDAVHFDHRVARGGTRWRTVRGLGRRTGAVEAVPSTAEPITGDFAARAAELRYRVRFTSAGTFRVTVFRLPSLDERGHRRLAVALDDQPVTVLSGQAVATGNRGDAWARNVEEGVEKLTATVTVAAPGEHVLRLFMVDPAIAVDQIVIDTGGLAATYLAPPESFHRTFNPDPAATPGVEAPDQ; the protein is encoded by the coding sequence ATGGCGGCCGTGGGAGTCGCCCCCTTGCTCCCCGGCGTGCTCCCCGCAGCCGCCCAGGCGGCGGCGTCCCCGGACCGGCCCGCGTTCCCCATGGTGCAAAGCGGAACCGCGGTCGACGTGTTCGTTGACGCGGCGGACGATCCCGCCGTGGTCCGCGCCGCCGGGGACCTGGTGGCGGACATGGAACGGGTCAGCGGGGTGCGGCCCGAGTTACGGCAGACCCTGCCCGGCCGTGCGGCGCGCCTGGTCCTCGTGGGCACCCTCGGTGCGAGCCCGGTCATCGACCGCCTCGTCGCCGACCGGCGCCTGGACGTCTCCGGCGTGAAGGGGCGCTGGGAGGCGTCGGTGACGCAGGTGGTGGAGCGTCCGCTGCCCGGGGTGGACCGTGCCCTGGTCATCGCCGGGAGCGACCGGCGCGGCACGATCTACGGGGTCTACGACACCTCGGAGCGCATCGGGATCTCGCCCTGGTACTGGTGGGCCGACGTGCCCGTCGTACGCCGCGACACCGTGACCGTGCCGGCGGGGCCTCTCAAGCGGTACGAGCCGTCCGTCCGCTACCGGGGCATCTTCATCAACGACGAGCAGAACCTCACCACCTGGTCGCATCGCACCCAGGAGCCGGACAAGAACATCGGGCCCGAGACGTACAAGCGCGTCTTCGAACTGCTGCTCCGGCTGAAGGTCAACTACCTGTGGCCGGCCATGCACCCGTACTCCGACTTCTTCAACAAGCACCGGGAGAACCCCGAACTCGCCGACCGCTACGGCATCGTCGTCGGCTCCAGCCACCCCGAGGCCCTGCTGCGCAACGGGGTCCACGAGTGGGAGCCGTGGGCGAAGGAGCACCCCGCCGCCGACGGCACCCCGCCGCTGTACGACTACACGGTGAACCCCGGTGTCATCTCCGACTACTGGAGAGCCAGAGCGAGGCAGAACGCGGCCTACGAGAGCAGCTGGACGCTCGGCATGCGCGGCCTGCACGACAGCGCGCTGGAGACGAAGTACGCCACGACCGTTCCGGAGAAGGTCGTGGTGATGAACGACATCATCGCCGACCAGCGCCGGATCCTCGCGGAGGAGGTCGGCCAGGGCGCCGAGCCGCAGATCTTCATCCCGTACAAGGAAGTTCTGGAGCTGTACAACGCGGGCGTCCAGGTCCCCGACGACGTCACGCTGATCTGGCCGGACGACAACCACGGCAACATGCGCCAGCTGCCGAACGAGGCGGAGCGCTCACGATCGGGCGGCAACGGCATCTACTACCACCTCTCCTACTGGGGCCGCCCGAGGAGCTACCTGTGGCTGGACACGGCCCAACTGTCCAAGGTCTGGCAGGAGTTGCGCCGGGTGTACGAGCACGGTGTCGATCGGATGTGGATCTTCAACGTCGGTGACATCAAGTCGATCGAGACCGGGCTGTCCTTCTCCCTGGACATGGCCTGGGACGTGGACCGCTGGGACGCCGACGATGTGCAGGACTTCCTGGCCGAGTGGGCCGGCCGGCAGTTCGGGCACCGCCACGGCCGGGAGATCGCCGCGATCCGTACGGAGTACTACCGCCTCGCGGCCGAGCGGCGCCCGGAGTTCATCGACCGCGCGATGTTCTCCGTGGTCCACCACGGCGACGAGGCGGGACGCCGGCTGGCCGCCTACGCCCGGCTGCTGGACCGGGCGCGGGCCCTGGGCGCCAAGCTGCCCGAGGCCTACCGGGACGCCTACTACGAGCTCGTCGAATACCCGGTGCACGGCGCGTACTTGATGAACCTGAAGTACTACTGGGCGGACCGCAACGCGCTCGCGGTCCGTCAGGGGCGCGGGGCGGGGACGAACCGTTTCGCGGACCTGGCCGAGGCCGCCCACGCTGAGGAGGCGGCGATCACCAAGCGATACAACACCGAGATCGCGGGCGGAAAATGGGACGGGATCGTCAATCCGTACCCCTCGCAGATCCCGAAGGCGCCGGGGCGTCCGAGCGTCACCCGGGTCCCCCGGCAGGAGGCCTCCGGGCTCGGCGTGGTGGCCGAGGGGAACGAGACGGGCGCGGAACGGCCGCTGTCCTTCTCCTCCTACACCCGGGACCGGCGCTTCGTGGACGTCTTCAACACCGGCTTCGTGAGCCTGGACTGGACGGCCGAGGCCAGTCACCCCTGGGTCCGGCTGAGCGCGGCGGGCGGTTCCCTGACCGAGCAGACGCGGATGTGGGTGGAGATCGACTGGGCCCGCGTTCCCGAGGGGACGCTGGAGGCGACGGTCGCCTTCACGGGTGCCGGGCGGCGCGTCGAGGTGCCGTTGCGCGTGGTCAACGACGGGGAGCGGGCGCGTCGGCGGGCCCGTGGGTTCGTCGAGGCCCACGGATACGTCTCGATCGACGCCGTGCACTTCGACCACCGGGTGGCGCGCGGCGGAACCCGCTGGCGGACCGTGCGCGGGCTGGGCCGCCGTACCGGCGCCGTGGAGGCCGTGCCGTCGACGGCGGAGCCGATCACCGGCGACTTCGCCGCGCGGGCGGCGGAGTTGAGATACCGGGTGCGCTTCACGAGCGCCGGCACCTTCCGCGTCACCGTCTTCCGTCTGCCCTCCCTCGACGAACGCGGCCACCGCCGGCTGGCCGTCGCCCTCGACGACCAGCCGGTCACAGTGCTGTCGGGGCAGGCCGTCGCGACCGGCAACCGGGGTGACGCCTGGGCCCGCAACGTGGAGGAGGGCGTCGAGAAACTGACCGCCACCGTGACCGTCGCCGCGCCCGGCGAGCACGTCCTGAGGCTCTTCATGGTCGATCCCGCGATCGCCGTGGACCAGATCGTCATCGACACCGGTGGTCTGGCCGCCACCTATCTGGCGCCGCCGGAGAGCTTCCACCGCACCTTCAACCCCGACCCCGCCGCCACACCGGGCGTGGAGGCACCGGACCAATAG